Part of the Streptomyces sp. NBC_01460 genome, GGTGCTACGGATAACTGGACGAAGTCGTCGTACTCCGGCGGCAACGGGGCGTGCGTCGAAGTGAAGTCGCCCGTCACGCAGGCCATCGCCGTGCGTGACTCGAAGGCTCCCGAGGGCCCCTCGCTCTCCTTCGTCTCCGGAGCGTGGAACACCTTCGTGCGCGATGTCGCGTCGGGTTCGA contains:
- a CDS encoding DUF397 domain-containing protein — protein: MAILQGATDNWTKSSYSGGNGACVEVKSPVTQAIAVRDSKAPEGPSLSFVSGAWNTFVRDVASGSINA